From one Luteolibacter sp. SL250 genomic stretch:
- a CDS encoding glycosyltransferase family 9 protein — MPGNEKPATPKSLLVIKPSSLGDIVHGLQVVQNVARQWPDCRITWVVRDRFAGLVEAAPFIHETIHYHRKEGVRGLCNVMKELRGRKFDLAWDMQGLARSGLMIAAAKARQKWGRADSREGASLFYDETVDLPAGEGPHHAVPILQGFLKAAALDPEIHYPLELNAGPSFPWASFFDEDPRKLFVIFTDSRGVGKEWPKFDQLTHLIWQHIPGSRVAWCAGKPASPGGDIPEGRFLNLTGCPMDEMIELVRQKSTFIGNDSGPMHLSAALGNRVLAIFGPTSPSRFGPWPPGSPRTESVVAPGGVLMDLTPEAVLEAVEGLIFR, encoded by the coding sequence GTGCCCGGAAACGAGAAGCCCGCGACCCCGAAAAGCCTGCTGGTCATCAAGCCGTCGTCCCTCGGCGACATCGTGCACGGACTCCAGGTGGTGCAGAACGTGGCCCGCCAGTGGCCGGACTGCCGGATCACCTGGGTGGTGCGGGACCGCTTCGCCGGATTGGTGGAGGCCGCCCCGTTTATCCACGAAACCATCCACTACCACCGCAAGGAAGGCGTCCGCGGCTTGTGTAACGTGATGAAGGAACTGCGGGGCCGGAAGTTCGATCTCGCCTGGGACATGCAGGGTCTCGCCCGCTCCGGATTGATGATCGCCGCCGCGAAGGCGCGGCAGAAGTGGGGGCGTGCGGACAGCCGCGAGGGTGCCTCGCTTTTCTATGATGAAACCGTGGACCTGCCCGCCGGAGAAGGGCCGCATCATGCGGTGCCGATCCTCCAGGGCTTCCTGAAAGCCGCGGCGCTCGATCCTGAAATCCACTACCCGCTGGAACTGAACGCAGGACCGTCCTTCCCATGGGCATCGTTCTTTGATGAAGATCCCCGGAAGCTGTTCGTCATTTTCACGGACAGCCGCGGCGTGGGCAAGGAGTGGCCGAAGTTCGACCAACTGACCCACCTCATCTGGCAGCACATCCCTGGCAGCCGGGTGGCATGGTGTGCGGGAAAACCGGCATCACCCGGCGGGGACATCCCGGAGGGGCGCTTCCTCAACCTGACCGGATGCCCGATGGATGAAATGATCGAGCTGGTCCGCCAGAAATCGACTTTCATCGGAAATGACAGCGGACCGATGCATCTTTCCGCTGCCCTCGGCAACCGGGTGCTGGCCATTTTCGGCCCCACCTCGCCCTCGCGTTTCGGCCCGTGGCCGCCGGGATCCCCTCGCACCGAGTCGGTTGTGGCTCCGGGCGGGGTGCTGATGGACCTGACCCCGGAAGCCGTACTGGAAGCGGTGGAGGGCCTTATTTTCCGTTAG
- a CDS encoding NlpC/P60 family protein translates to MKACLALLVLAVLPLHAETAKKKAAPSKPKTAATTSTPKAKADLAVKKVAKLDGKVAKPATESAPTEGAEAGKKSPHGQPAVIATTDLLDFETLPEDRRKLIEGAITVAKESPWLPYKFGGSSPADGGFDCSGAMYFVMNKAGLKPPRTSADQYLWLKEAGRLHETPSAPLTLDHPSLAALKPGDLLFWEGTYTPSDGRAVNITHVAIYLGREKKDKRPVMINATDGRSYRGKQANGYGVYDFYLPKEGSRAKFAGYGTPPGIAEMK, encoded by the coding sequence ATGAAGGCTTGTCTCGCACTGCTGGTTCTCGCCGTGCTGCCGCTGCATGCGGAGACGGCGAAGAAGAAGGCCGCGCCTTCAAAGCCGAAGACGGCGGCCACGACCAGCACCCCCAAAGCAAAGGCGGATCTGGCGGTGAAGAAGGTCGCCAAACTGGACGGAAAGGTGGCGAAGCCAGCCACGGAGAGCGCGCCGACGGAAGGCGCGGAGGCGGGAAAGAAGAGCCCGCACGGACAACCGGCGGTCATCGCCACCACCGACCTGCTCGATTTCGAGACGCTTCCGGAGGACCGCAGGAAGTTGATCGAAGGGGCGATCACCGTGGCGAAGGAGTCGCCATGGCTGCCGTACAAGTTCGGCGGATCGAGTCCGGCGGATGGCGGGTTCGACTGTTCCGGCGCGATGTATTTCGTGATGAACAAGGCGGGCCTGAAGCCGCCGCGCACCTCCGCCGACCAATACCTGTGGCTGAAGGAAGCGGGCCGCCTCCATGAGACGCCCAGTGCTCCGCTGACGCTGGATCATCCGTCGCTCGCCGCGCTGAAGCCGGGAGACCTGCTTTTCTGGGAAGGCACCTACACGCCGTCCGACGGCAGGGCGGTGAACATCACCCACGTGGCCATCTATCTGGGCCGGGAAAAGAAGGACAAGCGGCCGGTCATGATCAATGCGACGGACGGGCGGTCCTACCGTGGCAAGCAGGCGAATGGCTATGGCGTCTATGACTTCTACCTGCCGAAAGAGGGCAGCCGCGCGAAGTTTGCCGGTTACGGAACGCCGCCGGGAATCGCGGAGATGAAGTAG
- a CDS encoding penicillin-binding transpeptidase domain-containing protein, which yields MNPTDLLSTETALRGLAILTAGCAVVLLMRTASAAARHHVLLCTLVAAIVIPPVAAVLPKWKVVPRWQPDPQAVAPLPEPVYPTAMDEGAAPGGKMSRTIPSSALPAKGSSAVSPVHTASLSWKESAAMAWLGGTAIMLASSLGGMLLLRRLGKRAIRCEAGPLHDAVRTLARRHGLRRKIDVLISREDRMPMVWGVFRHRLLLPASAATWPEHKLRIVLLHELSHLRRHDPASLLVARLALAIHWFNPLAWVAHHQLRTEQESACDDLVLSRGIAAPDYAEEMLDFSANLPSAPALLPATMMLRGGGLERRIRAILDGTLNRRPLSPRGAGNIVLLATLLAAPFAILGAADLIMKPAVRGRILDRNGIVLAETKEEGNVRHYPFKALGVHLIGLSNPNAGGKGTAGIEESYDAELQAGQDVKTTMDARIQSVVENTLRESGIGRGAVVILDPANGDVLASASIPSFDPGTFTDPPHYDKLRDSRIKPFLNRAITAFAPGSTFSIVPSLAACRSGHEDKRHGCGATPFGPHHVSCWLYNKSRDSHGEQNFPEAFANGCGSYFHRLSVDIGIEQMSVTADLLGLGRVSGIRLSGEAPGTFRPKSPEGKPVSDVETCFIAMGQGHASASPLQMASMVATVANGGKVFTPRIDLSVPVSMTADLQDHGITAKRIQELQEAMVEYVEGPVGRRLHSGKVVIAGRSGTAQTVDHGMKSHNAWTIGYAPAEAPRYAIAVMVQHGGSGAGVAGPIARRILEAITDDPPPPAAQEPNEGHMRRVESEDMLHMTP from the coding sequence ATGAACCCGACCGATCTGCTCTCCACCGAAACCGCCCTGCGCGGGCTGGCGATCCTCACCGCCGGGTGCGCGGTGGTCCTGCTGATGCGCACCGCCTCCGCCGCCGCCAGGCACCATGTGCTGCTCTGCACTCTGGTGGCGGCCATCGTCATCCCGCCGGTCGCGGCGGTCCTCCCGAAGTGGAAGGTGGTGCCGCGCTGGCAGCCGGACCCACAGGCCGTGGCACCACTGCCGGAGCCGGTCTATCCCACCGCCATGGATGAAGGTGCCGCTCCGGGCGGAAAGATGTCACGCACCATCCCCTCCTCCGCCCTCCCGGCCAAGGGATCATCCGCCGTTTCCCCGGTACACACGGCATCCCTCTCTTGGAAAGAGTCCGCCGCCATGGCCTGGCTGGGGGGCACGGCCATCATGCTGGCCTCCTCCCTCGGCGGCATGCTCCTGCTCCGGCGGTTGGGCAAGCGCGCCATCCGCTGCGAAGCCGGCCCCCTTCATGATGCCGTCCGCACCCTCGCCCGCAGACATGGGCTGCGCCGGAAAATCGACGTCCTGATTTCCCGGGAAGACCGGATGCCTATGGTCTGGGGCGTTTTCCGTCACCGCCTCCTGCTGCCCGCCTCCGCCGCCACATGGCCGGAGCACAAGCTGCGGATCGTCCTGCTGCACGAACTCTCCCACCTCCGGCGGCACGACCCCGCATCGCTCCTCGTCGCCCGCCTTGCCCTCGCTATCCATTGGTTCAATCCGCTCGCTTGGGTGGCCCACCACCAACTCCGCACCGAGCAGGAATCCGCCTGCGATGACCTCGTCCTCTCCCGCGGTATCGCCGCGCCGGACTATGCGGAGGAGATGCTGGATTTCTCCGCCAACCTTCCCTCCGCCCCGGCCCTTCTCCCTGCCACCATGATGCTGCGCGGCGGTGGCCTGGAGCGGCGCATCCGCGCCATCCTGGATGGAACACTCAACCGCCGCCCGCTTTCCCCACGCGGCGCGGGGAACATCGTGCTGCTGGCCACCCTCCTCGCGGCTCCCTTCGCCATTCTCGGTGCGGCGGACCTCATCATGAAGCCCGCTGTGAGGGGCCGCATCCTCGACCGCAATGGCATCGTCCTCGCGGAGACAAAGGAAGAAGGAAATGTCCGCCATTATCCATTCAAGGCGCTTGGAGTGCATCTCATCGGCCTGAGCAATCCGAATGCCGGTGGCAAAGGGACCGCCGGGATCGAGGAGTCGTATGATGCGGAACTCCAAGCCGGGCAGGATGTGAAAACGACCATGGATGCCCGCATCCAGTCGGTGGTCGAAAACACGCTGCGGGAGTCCGGCATCGGCCGTGGAGCGGTGGTGATCCTGGACCCGGCGAATGGCGACGTGCTGGCCAGCGCGTCCATCCCTTCATTCGATCCCGGGACATTCACCGATCCACCCCACTACGACAAGTTGAGGGACTCGAGGATAAAGCCGTTCCTCAACCGTGCGATCACCGCGTTCGCTCCCGGTTCGACCTTCAGCATCGTCCCCTCACTCGCAGCCTGCCGGAGCGGCCATGAAGACAAACGGCATGGATGCGGGGCCACACCGTTCGGACCGCACCATGTGTCGTGCTGGCTTTACAACAAGAGCAGGGATTCCCACGGGGAGCAGAACTTCCCGGAGGCGTTCGCCAATGGCTGTGGCAGCTATTTCCACAGACTGTCGGTGGATATTGGGATCGAACAGATGTCCGTCACCGCGGATCTCCTTGGTCTCGGCCGTGTCTCCGGCATCAGGCTTTCGGGAGAAGCTCCCGGGACGTTCCGGCCGAAGTCACCGGAAGGAAAACCGGTCTCGGATGTGGAGACCTGCTTCATCGCAATGGGCCAGGGCCATGCCTCCGCATCCCCGCTCCAGATGGCATCGATGGTGGCCACGGTCGCAAATGGCGGAAAGGTGTTCACCCCGCGCATCGATCTTTCGGTGCCCGTCTCGATGACGGCAGACCTGCAGGATCATGGCATCACCGCAAAGCGGATCCAGGAGCTACAGGAAGCCATGGTGGAGTATGTCGAAGGTCCTGTGGGGCGGAGGCTTCACAGCGGGAAAGTGGTGATCGCGGGGAGAAGCGGCACCGCGCAAACCGTGGACCACGGCATGAAAAGCCACAATGCCTGGACCATCGGCTACGCCCCTGCGGAGGCCCCCCGCTACGCCATCGCCGTCATGGTCCAGCACGGAGGTTCCGGAGCCGGTGTCGCCGGGCCGATCGCCCGCCGGATCCTCGAAGCCATCACCGATGATCCGCCACCACCCGCCGCCCAGGAGCCGAACGAAGGACACATGCGTCGTGTGGAGTCCGAGGACATGCTCCACATGACGCCGTGA
- a CDS encoding BlaI/MecI/CopY family transcriptional regulator has protein sequence MPDFSELSRRERQIMDLVFSLGEATVNQIAEGLPDPPTPMAVRRMMHILEEKKFLNRRQEGREVVYLPVQSKARVGLQALQHVLDTFFGGAVDEALAAHFSKKRDVSPEQFARMKVLIEESRKKGNP, from the coding sequence ATGCCCGATTTTTCAGAACTCAGCCGCCGCGAGCGGCAGATCATGGACCTGGTCTTCTCGCTTGGTGAGGCGACGGTGAACCAAATCGCCGAAGGGTTGCCGGATCCTCCCACCCCCATGGCAGTGCGGCGGATGATGCACATCCTGGAGGAGAAGAAATTCCTCAACCGCCGGCAGGAAGGCCGGGAGGTGGTCTATCTGCCGGTGCAGTCAAAGGCGCGGGTCGGGCTGCAGGCGCTGCAGCACGTCCTGGACACCTTCTTCGGTGGCGCGGTGGATGAGGCGCTGGCCGCGCACTTCTCGAAGAAGCGGGACGTCAGCCCGGAGCAGTTCGCCCGGATGAAGGTCCTCATCGAAGAATCCCGGAAGAAAGGCAACCCATGA
- a CDS encoding FAD-dependent oxidoreductase: MPLSCAMAGAAEVHDLVIYGGSSAAIAAAVQVKKMGGSVIIIEPTDRIGGLTTGGLGQTDIGNKQVIGGISRKFYQDVKSWYARPEAWTAMPQPQGNFKGDGQSVTEANEDTQWGFEPSAALGIYKNWVKEFNLEIVYNERLDRTGEGKATDRGDGFWVAKPGTVGKGVVKEGNKITAIVMESGKKYEGKAFMDATYEGDLLAVAGVGFTVGREGKAVYGETLNGVQIAKSTHHQIVKGVDPYVKAGDPSSGLLFGIDPKGPGEEYASDHRIQAYCFRMCLTNHDPNRIPFKKPEPYNEGWYELLFRNYEAGYTGTPWINSSMPNKKTDTNNRDGVASDFIGQNYEWPQGSYDERKKIREAHLNYHQGLMWSLANHPRVPEKVRNIVSKWGMTKDEFPEGGGWQEQLYVREGRRMISDVVMTQQYCQQFERAEDSVGMGAYNMDSHNTQRYVTKDGHARNEGNIEVGVKPYPISYKSIIPKEDEASNLVVPIALSSSHIAFGSIRMEPVFMILGQSGATAVMHAIKEGVSLQKVDYAKLKERLLADKQVLDHASSGKRPGMNASSKMDGVVVDESKARFEGSWEVSTIPGGVDDGYRHDGGTKDGKSKATFDLTSLEEGEYSVQIAGVPNNNRSSKTKVAIIVGDQTTAHTVDQRPAPQIDGIWAEVTKVNLKEDQRVSVVISNEGATGFVIADAVRILKK, encoded by the coding sequence TTGCCCCTTTCATGTGCGATGGCGGGCGCGGCGGAGGTCCATGACCTCGTCATCTACGGTGGAAGCTCGGCGGCGATCGCGGCGGCGGTGCAGGTCAAAAAAATGGGCGGATCCGTGATCATCATCGAGCCAACGGACCGGATCGGCGGCCTGACCACCGGAGGCCTCGGCCAGACGGACATCGGCAACAAGCAGGTCATCGGCGGCATTTCCCGGAAGTTCTACCAGGATGTGAAGTCCTGGTATGCCCGGCCGGAGGCTTGGACGGCGATGCCCCAGCCCCAGGGCAACTTCAAGGGAGATGGACAAAGCGTGACGGAAGCAAACGAAGACACCCAGTGGGGCTTCGAGCCGAGCGCGGCGCTGGGCATCTACAAGAACTGGGTGAAGGAGTTCAACCTGGAGATCGTCTACAACGAGCGGCTGGACCGCACGGGTGAAGGGAAAGCGACGGACCGCGGCGACGGCTTCTGGGTCGCCAAGCCCGGCACCGTCGGCAAGGGTGTGGTCAAGGAGGGCAACAAGATCACGGCGATCGTGATGGAGTCCGGCAAGAAATATGAGGGCAAGGCGTTCATGGACGCCACCTATGAAGGTGACCTGCTGGCGGTGGCCGGCGTGGGCTTCACCGTCGGACGCGAAGGGAAGGCCGTCTATGGAGAGACGCTCAACGGCGTCCAGATCGCCAAGTCCACCCACCACCAGATCGTCAAAGGCGTCGATCCCTACGTGAAGGCGGGGGACCCGTCCAGCGGCCTGCTCTTCGGCATCGACCCGAAAGGTCCGGGAGAGGAATACGCGAGCGACCACCGCATCCAGGCCTACTGCTTCCGCATGTGCCTGACGAACCATGACCCGAACCGGATCCCGTTCAAGAAGCCGGAACCCTACAACGAGGGATGGTATGAGCTCCTTTTCCGCAACTACGAGGCGGGCTACACCGGCACTCCGTGGATCAACTCCTCCATGCCGAACAAGAAAACGGACACCAACAACCGCGATGGCGTGGCGTCCGACTTCATCGGCCAGAACTACGAATGGCCGCAGGGTTCCTATGACGAGCGCAAGAAGATCCGCGAGGCCCACCTGAACTACCACCAGGGCCTGATGTGGTCGCTGGCGAACCACCCGCGCGTGCCGGAGAAGGTCCGCAACATCGTCTCCAAATGGGGCATGACCAAGGATGAGTTCCCGGAAGGCGGAGGCTGGCAGGAACAGCTCTATGTCCGTGAAGGCCGCCGGATGATCTCCGACGTGGTGATGACGCAGCAGTATTGCCAGCAGTTCGAGCGCGCGGAGGACTCCGTCGGCATGGGCGCCTACAACATGGACTCCCACAACACCCAGCGGTATGTGACGAAGGACGGCCACGCCCGCAACGAGGGCAACATCGAGGTCGGCGTGAAGCCCTACCCCATCAGCTACAAATCCATCATCCCGAAGGAAGATGAGGCGTCCAACCTGGTGGTGCCCATCGCCCTCAGCTCCAGCCACATCGCCTTCGGCAGCATCCGGATGGAGCCGGTGTTCATGATCCTCGGCCAGAGCGGCGCGACCGCCGTGATGCACGCCATCAAGGAAGGTGTCTCCCTCCAGAAGGTGGACTACGCGAAGCTGAAGGAGCGCCTTCTCGCTGACAAACAGGTCCTCGACCACGCCTCCAGCGGCAAGCGCCCGGGGATGAACGCTTCCTCGAAAATGGACGGCGTCGTCGTGGATGAGTCGAAGGCGAGGTTCGAAGGCTCCTGGGAAGTGAGCACCATCCCCGGCGGTGTGGATGACGGTTACCGCCATGACGGTGGCACCAAGGACGGCAAGTCGAAGGCCACCTTCGACCTCACCTCCCTCGAGGAGGGCGAGTACTCCGTGCAGATCGCCGGCGTGCCGAACAACAACCGCTCCTCGAAGACCAAGGTCGCCATCATTGTGGGCGACCAGACCACGGCCCACACCGTGGACCAGCGCCCCGCACCCCAGATCGACGGCATCTGGGCGGAAGTCACCAAGGTGAACCTCAAGGAAGACCAGCGCGTTTCCGTCGTCATCAGCAACGAAGGCGCCACCGGATTCGTGATCGCGGATGCGGTCCGTATCCTGAAGAAGTAA
- a CDS encoding alpha/beta hydrolase: protein MKLIPLLFLASACALQAAEPIVVKLWPDGAPEPAEFTIGPEKSIPPKNETDVLRVTDVSDPTISIYKPEKPNGTAVLVAPGGGYNILAIEHEGTQVCEWLNTLGVTGVLLKYRVPDRKGTKQGEIPLQDAQRAMGIVRHRAAEWGIKPDRIGILGFSAGGHLCVMTTLHANERTYQRDAALEAENATPNFSIPVYPAYLTEKDSFVLKPQFTVTPQSPAICLVHAHDDRITSAGSALLYLEYKKLGLPAELHIYVKGGHGYGMKKSGQPVNSWPDRVGDWLKSSGLLD from the coding sequence ATGAAACTCATCCCGCTTCTTTTCCTCGCGTCCGCCTGCGCTCTGCAGGCCGCCGAACCCATCGTCGTAAAGCTGTGGCCGGACGGCGCCCCGGAGCCCGCCGAATTCACCATCGGGCCGGAAAAATCCATCCCGCCGAAGAACGAAACCGACGTCCTGCGGGTGACGGATGTCAGCGACCCGACCATCTCCATCTACAAGCCGGAGAAACCGAACGGCACCGCCGTGCTGGTGGCACCGGGCGGCGGTTACAACATCCTCGCCATCGAGCATGAAGGCACCCAGGTCTGCGAATGGCTGAACACACTGGGCGTCACCGGTGTGCTGCTGAAATACCGCGTGCCCGACCGCAAGGGCACCAAGCAGGGCGAAATCCCGCTCCAGGACGCCCAGCGGGCGATGGGCATCGTCCGCCACCGCGCGGCGGAGTGGGGCATCAAGCCGGACCGCATCGGCATCCTTGGCTTTTCCGCCGGCGGCCACCTCTGCGTCATGACCACCCTGCATGCGAACGAGCGGACCTACCAACGCGACGCCGCACTGGAAGCGGAGAACGCCACCCCCAATTTCTCGATCCCAGTCTATCCGGCCTATCTGACGGAGAAGGATTCCTTTGTCCTCAAGCCGCAGTTCACCGTGACCCCACAGTCACCCGCGATCTGTCTGGTCCATGCGCATGACGACCGCATCACCTCCGCGGGCAGCGCGCTGCTTTATCTTGAATACAAGAAACTGGGCCTCCCTGCGGAACTCCACATCTACGTGAAGGGCGGTCATGGCTATGGCATGAAAAAATCCGGCCAACCGGTGAACAGTTGGCCGGATCGTGTGGGAGACTGGCTCAAGTCCAGCGGACTCCTCGATTAA
- a CDS encoding LamG-like jellyroll fold domain-containing protein translates to MKLLAGSFLVLLGGMACAGDADRVLKTPDLIAFWDFQEPAGSPRVSKGGTQALSLVEKKGGVARVDGGVFGPHAAEIAYGQRFQIDRKDVGPLDLHGKEAQVTVVAWVKRRDKQAWQAIAGLWDETRAKRQYCLFLNAPTATRADEMKRYPVDNRIHGHVSAIGGGTPGNKYCITYSSGATKIPFGEWQCLAMSYDGKASRVFVNGKLDAWELRNPFPYADGIFDGGADGADFTVGAVHRGGSWGNFFGGTIGGLAVFKRALAEEEIAALAEAGR, encoded by the coding sequence ATGAAACTGCTGGCCGGATCTTTCCTGGTGTTGTTGGGCGGCATGGCGTGCGCTGGCGATGCCGACCGTGTGCTGAAGACGCCGGATCTCATCGCCTTCTGGGATTTCCAGGAACCGGCGGGCAGTCCGCGCGTCTCCAAAGGCGGCACGCAGGCCCTCTCGCTGGTGGAGAAGAAAGGCGGGGTCGCGCGGGTGGATGGCGGAGTCTTCGGCCCCCACGCCGCGGAAATCGCCTACGGCCAGCGTTTCCAGATCGACCGCAAGGATGTGGGGCCGCTCGACCTCCATGGAAAGGAAGCACAGGTGACCGTGGTGGCCTGGGTGAAGCGGCGCGACAAGCAGGCCTGGCAGGCCATTGCCGGACTTTGGGATGAAACCCGCGCGAAGCGGCAATACTGCCTCTTCCTCAACGCACCCACCGCCACCCGGGCGGATGAAATGAAACGCTACCCGGTGGACAACCGCATCCACGGCCATGTTTCCGCCATCGGCGGGGGCACCCCCGGCAACAAATACTGCATCACCTACTCCAGTGGGGCCACGAAGATCCCCTTCGGCGAATGGCAGTGCCTGGCGATGAGCTATGATGGAAAGGCTTCCCGGGTTTTCGTGAACGGGAAGCTGGATGCCTGGGAGCTGAGGAATCCATTCCCCTACGCCGACGGCATCTTCGACGGCGGCGCGGATGGCGCGGACTTCACCGTTGGCGCGGTTCACCGTGGTGGTTCCTGGGGGAATTTCTTCGGCGGTACCATCGGTGGCCTGGCTGTTTTCAAGCGGGCGCTGGCGGAGGAGGAGATCGCCGCACTGGCGGAGGCCGGACGCTGA
- a CDS encoding SGNH/GDSL hydrolase family protein, protein MRILPIIAAAVAAIAPLHAQEQATANELSIRGGLPNFFDKLKKGEEVRVGYLGGSITAANGWRVKSLKWLKEQYPAAKLSEINATIGGTGSDLGVFRADQDVISKKPDLLFVEFAVNDGGPAEKVQRCMEGIVRQTWKADPTTDICFVYTLSEPMLPAYKDGKFTTVATAMEGVADHYQIPSIAFGPEVTKQVLDGSLIFTGKPDPAKPGQRYFTGDSVHPNDTGHEVYQTVIARSLTAMKDSGTGGPYKLVGKEPLRADNWENAKIVPITQSMLKGKWTKQDPTQPGPAKTFHNRVPEFWKAEEAGASIEFILEGSVAQVYGLVGPDGGEVEIKVDELAPKKALLFDKYCTYHRLGKMDLFSSPSADRHTISVTLTGKMPDKAKILSGENLKKMEANPEPYAKAVWYAGSLLVLGDVAE, encoded by the coding sequence ATGCGAATCCTTCCCATCATCGCCGCGGCGGTTGCCGCCATCGCGCCACTGCATGCCCAGGAGCAGGCAACGGCCAACGAACTGTCCATCCGCGGCGGGCTGCCGAACTTCTTCGACAAGCTGAAGAAGGGCGAGGAAGTCCGGGTCGGCTATCTGGGGGGGAGCATCACCGCCGCGAACGGCTGGCGGGTGAAGTCGCTGAAGTGGCTGAAGGAGCAGTATCCCGCCGCGAAGCTGTCCGAGATCAACGCGACCATCGGTGGCACGGGTTCCGATCTGGGGGTCTTCCGTGCGGACCAGGATGTCATTTCAAAGAAGCCGGACCTGTTGTTCGTCGAGTTCGCGGTGAATGACGGCGGCCCTGCGGAAAAGGTCCAGCGCTGCATGGAGGGCATCGTCCGCCAGACCTGGAAGGCGGATCCCACGACGGACATCTGCTTCGTCTATACCCTGTCCGAACCGATGCTTCCCGCCTACAAGGATGGGAAGTTCACCACGGTGGCCACCGCCATGGAGGGTGTGGCGGACCACTACCAGATCCCCAGCATCGCCTTCGGCCCGGAGGTGACGAAGCAGGTCCTGGATGGATCGCTCATTTTCACCGGCAAGCCGGACCCGGCGAAGCCCGGGCAGCGCTACTTCACCGGCGACTCCGTCCACCCGAATGACACCGGCCATGAGGTCTACCAGACGGTCATCGCCCGCAGCCTCACCGCCATGAAGGACTCCGGCACGGGCGGTCCATACAAGCTCGTCGGGAAGGAACCGCTCCGTGCGGACAACTGGGAGAACGCGAAGATCGTCCCCATCACCCAGTCGATGCTGAAGGGTAAGTGGACCAAGCAGGATCCCACCCAGCCCGGACCGGCGAAGACATTCCACAACCGTGTGCCGGAATTCTGGAAAGCGGAGGAAGCCGGTGCCTCCATCGAGTTCATCCTGGAAGGTTCCGTCGCGCAGGTCTATGGACTGGTTGGCCCGGATGGCGGGGAAGTGGAGATCAAGGTGGATGAACTGGCTCCGAAGAAAGCCCTGCTCTTCGACAAGTACTGCACCTACCACCGTCTCGGGAAGATGGACCTGTTCTCCTCTCCGTCCGCCGACCGTCACACCATCTCCGTGACGCTCACCGGGAAGATGCCGGACAAGGCGAAGATCCTCTCCGGGGAGAATCTCAAGAAGATGGAGGCGAATCCGGAGCCGTATGCCAAGGCGGTCTGGTATGCGGGATCCCTGCTGGTGCTGGGGGATGTCGCGGAGTGA
- a CDS encoding RNA polymerase sigma-70 factor has translation MSTTDECRPLLFSIAYRMLGRVTEAEDMVQETYLRWHRLEDASTIREPKAWLTTTITRLCIDQMRSARRQREEYVGTWLPEPIFGESDGSPAALADSLGTAFMMMLEELSPVERAVFLLREAFGHDYDAIAEIVGKSAANCRQMVSRAKTRLGTMEQPGPTATEEAERLVAEFIQATQTGELSDLISMLTEDAVLYSDGGGKVRAAILPIYGPDKIGRMFIGLRRFHPDSPPPARFVRINGSPGVIIRGGDGNLSAMTFAFGGGKLKAIYIVRNPDKLAGVEP, from the coding sequence ATGTCCACGACCGACGAGTGCCGCCCCCTGCTTTTCAGCATCGCCTACCGCATGCTCGGCCGCGTGACGGAGGCGGAAGACATGGTGCAGGAAACCTACCTCCGCTGGCACCGGCTGGAGGATGCCTCCACCATCCGGGAGCCGAAGGCATGGCTCACCACCACCATCACCCGCCTGTGCATCGACCAGATGCGCTCCGCCCGCCGCCAGCGGGAGGAATACGTCGGCACCTGGCTGCCGGAGCCTATCTTCGGGGAAAGCGACGGCTCCCCCGCCGCCTTGGCAGACTCCCTGGGCACCGCCTTCATGATGATGCTGGAGGAACTGTCGCCGGTGGAGCGCGCCGTGTTCCTGCTGCGGGAGGCCTTCGGCCATGACTATGACGCCATCGCGGAGATCGTTGGCAAGTCCGCCGCGAACTGCCGCCAGATGGTCTCCCGGGCGAAGACCCGGCTCGGCACCATGGAACAACCCGGCCCCACCGCCACGGAGGAGGCGGAACGGCTGGTCGCGGAATTCATCCAGGCGACACAGACCGGAGAGCTGTCCGACCTGATCTCCATGCTCACGGAGGATGCCGTCCTCTACAGTGACGGCGGCGGAAAGGTCCGCGCCGCCATCCTGCCGATCTACGGTCCGGACAAGATCGGCCGCATGTTCATCGGCCTGCGGCGTTTCCATCCGGACAGCCCGCCGCCGGCGAGGTTCGTCCGCATCAACGGATCACCCGGGGTCATCATCCGCGGCGGGGATGGCAATCTCAGTGCGATGACCTTCGCCTTCGGCGGCGGAAAGCTGAAGGCCATCTACATCGTCCGGAATCCGGACAAGCTGGCGGGCGTGGAGCCGTGA